In Deltaproteobacteria bacterium, one genomic interval encodes:
- the gltA gene encoding NADPH-dependent glutamate synthase, which produces MADATPRPRPKPFSIPRQPMPEQPPQVRVGNFREVPFGLTPDLAILEASRCIQCKNPQCVKGCPVSVQIPEFIDLVARGKFVEAARKIKETNALPAVCGRVCPQEEQCEMPCVLGKKGEPVAIGRLERFVADFERVTGNVEVPGVAAPTGKRVAVVGAGPAGLTVAGDLVQIGHDVTIFEALHKAGGVLMYGIPEFRLPKEIVQAEVEYIRKMGAKIECNAVIGKSITIDELLNEEGFDAVFVGTGAGLPYFMNIPGENLIGVYSANEYLTRANLMKAYLFPETDTPLNKATNVAVVGGGNVAMDSARTAKRMGAEHVYLVYRRSKKEMPARVEEVHHAEEEGIEFHLLTNPVTYHGDDESRVTSVECQKMELGEPDASGRRRPVAMKGSEFKLPVDTVIVAIGNGANPLVPSTTPGLDTNKWGNILADQETGKTSKKGVFAGGDIVIGAATVILAMGAGRKAAAAMHEYLKTGAW; this is translated from the coding sequence ATGGCCGACGCGACCCCGAGACCGCGCCCGAAGCCGTTCAGCATTCCCCGGCAGCCGATGCCCGAGCAGCCGCCGCAGGTGCGGGTCGGGAACTTCCGGGAAGTCCCGTTCGGGCTGACCCCGGACCTCGCCATCCTCGAGGCGTCCCGTTGCATCCAGTGCAAGAACCCGCAGTGCGTGAAGGGATGCCCGGTGAGCGTCCAGATCCCCGAATTCATCGACCTGGTGGCGCGGGGGAAATTCGTCGAGGCGGCGAGGAAGATCAAGGAGACGAACGCCCTTCCCGCGGTGTGCGGCCGCGTCTGCCCCCAGGAGGAACAGTGCGAGATGCCGTGCGTCCTCGGAAAGAAGGGGGAGCCGGTGGCGATCGGCCGGCTCGAGCGGTTCGTCGCCGACTTCGAGCGGGTGACCGGCAATGTGGAGGTCCCCGGGGTCGCGGCTCCGACCGGAAAGCGGGTGGCGGTAGTGGGCGCGGGACCGGCGGGGCTCACCGTGGCGGGCGACCTCGTGCAGATCGGCCACGACGTGACGATCTTCGAGGCGCTGCACAAGGCGGGTGGGGTCCTGATGTACGGCATCCCCGAGTTCCGCCTCCCCAAGGAGATCGTCCAGGCCGAGGTGGAGTACATCCGGAAGATGGGAGCGAAGATCGAGTGCAACGCGGTGATCGGGAAGTCGATCACGATCGACGAACTGCTGAACGAGGAGGGGTTCGACGCCGTCTTCGTCGGCACGGGCGCGGGACTTCCGTACTTCATGAACATCCCGGGGGAGAACCTCATCGGGGTCTACTCGGCGAACGAATACCTCACCCGGGCGAACCTGATGAAGGCGTACCTGTTCCCGGAGACCGACACCCCGCTGAACAAGGCGACGAACGTCGCGGTCGTCGGCGGCGGGAACGTGGCGATGGACTCGGCGCGCACGGCGAAGCGGATGGGGGCGGAGCACGTGTACCTCGTCTACCGCCGCTCGAAGAAGGAGATGCCCGCCCGGGTCGAGGAGGTCCACCACGCGGAGGAGGAGGGGATCGAGTTCCACCTCCTGACGAACCCGGTCACCTACCATGGGGACGACGAGTCGCGGGTGACCTCGGTGGAGTGCCAGAAGATGGAACTGGGAGAGCCCGACGCGTCGGGGCGGCGCCGCCCGGTCGCGATGAAAGGCTCGGAGTTCAAGCTCCCGGTGGACACGGTCATCGTCGCCATCGGGAACGGCGCCAATCCGCTGGTCCCGTCGACGACCCCGGGGCTGGACACGAACAAGTGGGGGAACATCCTCGCGGACCAGGAGACGGGGAAGACAAGCAAGAAGGGGGTCTTCGCCGGCGGGGACATCGTCATCGGAGCGGCCACCGTCATCCTCGCGATGGGAGCCGGCCGCAAGGCCGCCGCCGCCATGCACGAGTATTTAAAAACGGGCGCCTGGTAA